The Anguilla anguilla isolate fAngAng1 chromosome 19, fAngAng1.pri, whole genome shotgun sequence genome has a segment encoding these proteins:
- the LOC118219295 gene encoding mitogen-activated protein kinase 12-like isoform X1 translates to MSSRTRAGFYSQEVNKTAWEVPERYRDLKQVGTGAYGTVCSALDRRTGVRVAIKKLHRPFQSELFAKRAYRELRLLKHMKHDNVIGLLDVFTSALSLDRFQDFYLVMPYMGTDLGKLMKMERLSEDRVQFLVYQMLKGLKYIHSAGIIHRDLKPGNLAINQDCELKILDFGLARQADSEMTGYVVTRWYRAPEVILNWMHYTQTVDIWSVGCIMAEMLSGKPLFKGNDHLDQLTEIMKITGTPTQEFISKLQSQDAKNYIKSLPKIQKTDLRVLFSKVNPLAVSVLERMLVLDPERRASAAEALSQPYFAEFRDPEEETEAQPYDHSLDNTDLPLELWKRHTFTEILSFQPTVAEAKETSL, encoded by the exons ATGTCGAGCCGGACCAGAGCGGGATTTTACAGTCAGGAAGTGAATAAAACTGCTTGGGAGGTTCCCGAACGGTACAGAGATCTGAAGCAGGTGGGCACGGGGGCGTACGGCACAGTATG TTCGGCGTTGGACCGCAGGACAGGTGTGCGCGTGGCGATAAAGAAGCTCCACCGGCCCTTTCAGTCGGAGCTGTTTGCCAAACGGGCGTACCGGGAGCTGCGTCTGCTCAAGCACATGAAGCACGACAAT GTGATTGGACTGCTGGATGTCTTCACCTCTGCCCTCTCATTGGACAGGTTTCAGGACTT TTACCTGGTGATGCCGTATATGGGCACGGACCTGGGGAAGTTGATGAAGATGGAACGTCTTTCTGAAGACAGAGTGCAGTTCTTGGTCTATCAGATGCTGAAGGGACTCAAG taTATCCACTCAGCTGGAATCATCCACAGG GATCTCAAACCAGGGAATCTGGCCATCAACCAAGACTGTGAACTTAAG ATTCTGGACTTCGGCCTGGCCCGGCAGGCCGACAGCGAGATGACCGGGTACGTGGTGACCCGGTGGTACCGGGCCCCGGAGGTCATCCTCAACTGGATGCACTACACTCAGACCG TGGATATCTGGTCTGTGGGCTGCATCATGGCGGAAATGCTCTCAGGAAAACCACTCTTCAAAGGCAACGACC ACCTGGATCAGCTGACCGAGATCATGAAGATTACAGGGACTCCAACTCAGGAATTTATCTCCAAACTACAGTCTCAGGAT GCTAAAAACTACATCAAGAGCCTGCCAAAAATTCAAAAGACAGACCTGAGGGTCCTCTTCTCGAAAGTAAACCCTCTGG cgGTCTCGGTTCTGGAGCGCATGCTGGTTCTGGACCCGGAGCGGAGGGCGAGCGCGGCCGAGGCGCTGTCCCAGCCGTACTTCGCCGAGTTCCGCGACCCCGAGGAGGAGACGGAGGCGCAGCCCTACGACCACTCACTGGACAACACCGACCTGCCCCTGGAGCTGTGGAAac GGCACACCTTCACGGAGATCCTGTCCTTCCAGCCGACGGTGGCCGAGGCCAAGGAGACGTCTCTCTGA
- the LOC118219295 gene encoding mitogen-activated protein kinase 12-like isoform X2, with amino-acid sequence MFQDFYLVMPYMGTDLGKLMKMERLSEDRVQFLVYQMLKGLKYIHSAGIIHRDLKPGNLAINQDCELKILDFGLARQADSEMTGYVVTRWYRAPEVILNWMHYTQTVDIWSVGCIMAEMLSGKPLFKGNDHLDQLTEIMKITGTPTQEFISKLQSQDAKNYIKSLPKIQKTDLRVLFSKVNPLAVSVLERMLVLDPERRASAAEALSQPYFAEFRDPEEETEAQPYDHSLDNTDLPLELWKRHTFTEILSFQPTVAEAKETSL; translated from the exons AT GTTTCAGGACTT TTACCTGGTGATGCCGTATATGGGCACGGACCTGGGGAAGTTGATGAAGATGGAACGTCTTTCTGAAGACAGAGTGCAGTTCTTGGTCTATCAGATGCTGAAGGGACTCAAG taTATCCACTCAGCTGGAATCATCCACAGG GATCTCAAACCAGGGAATCTGGCCATCAACCAAGACTGTGAACTTAAG ATTCTGGACTTCGGCCTGGCCCGGCAGGCCGACAGCGAGATGACCGGGTACGTGGTGACCCGGTGGTACCGGGCCCCGGAGGTCATCCTCAACTGGATGCACTACACTCAGACCG TGGATATCTGGTCTGTGGGCTGCATCATGGCGGAAATGCTCTCAGGAAAACCACTCTTCAAAGGCAACGACC ACCTGGATCAGCTGACCGAGATCATGAAGATTACAGGGACTCCAACTCAGGAATTTATCTCCAAACTACAGTCTCAGGAT GCTAAAAACTACATCAAGAGCCTGCCAAAAATTCAAAAGACAGACCTGAGGGTCCTCTTCTCGAAAGTAAACCCTCTGG cgGTCTCGGTTCTGGAGCGCATGCTGGTTCTGGACCCGGAGCGGAGGGCGAGCGCGGCCGAGGCGCTGTCCCAGCCGTACTTCGCCGAGTTCCGCGACCCCGAGGAGGAGACGGAGGCGCAGCCCTACGACCACTCACTGGACAACACCGACCTGCCCCTGGAGCTGTGGAAac GGCACACCTTCACGGAGATCCTGTCCTTCCAGCCGACGGTGGCCGAGGCCAAGGAGACGTCTCTCTGA